The Canis lupus dingo isolate Sandy chromosome 4, ASM325472v2, whole genome shotgun sequence genome contains a region encoding:
- the DNAJC21 gene encoding dnaJ homolog subfamily C member 21 isoform X2 — translation MLDPRGMELGKVSRWLLRHQTSCPHARQEERGREENILIDFCCHPTDKNLDNAAEAAEQFKLIQAAYDVLSDPQERAWYDNHREALLKGGLDGEYQDDSLDLLHYFTVTCYSGYGDDEKGFYTVYRNVFEMIAKEELESVLEEEMEDFPTFGDSQSDYDTVVHPFYAYWQSFCTQKSFAWKEEYDTRQASNRWEKRAMEKENKKIRDKARKEKNELVRQLVAFIRKRDRRVQAHRKLVEEQNAEKARKAEEMRRQQKLKQAKLAEQYREQSWMTVADLEKELKEMEARYEKEFGDGSDEEEMEESELKDGHEGKDSDEAEDAELYDDLYCPACDKSFKTEKAMRNHEKSKKHREMVALLKQQLEEEEENFSGPQTDENPLNANSEEEIEDAPKQKLSKKQKKKKQKPAQNYDDNFNENGTEEGVKVESEDTNLNQDCAKELEGSPQANSSVTETVQLCDDPKSEAKNAPKPKGKKAKDTKKSVKVPAEPQTVSDVLISCTTCHSEFPSRNKLFDHLKATGHARAPSSCSLGSITSSRSKKEKRKNR, via the exons ATGCTGGATCCTAGAGGAATGGAACTGGGAAAG GTCTCAAGATGGCTGCTGAGGCACCAAACATCATGTCCACATGCAAgacaagaagaaagaggaagggaggaaaatatACTAATAGACTTCTGCTGTCATCCCACTG ataaaAATCTGGATAATGCCGCAGAAGCCGCTGAACAATTTAAATTAATCCAAGCAGCATATGACGTGTTGAGTGACCCTCAGGAGAGAGCGTG GTATGATAATCATAGAGAAGCTCTACTTAAAGGTGGGCTTGATGGGGAATATCAAGACGACAGCTTAGATTTGCTTCACTATTTCACTGTGACCTGTTACTCTGGTTATGGAGATGATGAAAAG GGCTTTTATACAGTCTATCgtaatgtttttgaaatgattGCGAAGGAAGAACTAGAATCTGTGTTAGAAGAGGAGATGGAAGATTTCCCCACTTTTGGAGACTCCCAGAGCGACTATGATACG GTAGTCCATCCTTTCTATGCCTATTGGCAGAGTTTCTGCACTCAGAAGAGCTTTGCTTGGAAGGAAGAATATGATACACGACAAGCTTCAAACCGCTGGGAGAAACGAgccatggaaaaagaaaacaaaaagattcgCGACAAagcaaggaaggagaagaatgagCTTGTCCGTCAGCTGGTCGCGTTCATCCGGAAAAGAGACAGGAGAGTGCAGGCGCATCGGAAGCTCGTGGAGGAACAGAATGCTGAGAAGGcgaggaaggcagaggagatgAGGCGGCAGCAGAAGCTGAAGCAGGCAAA GCTGGCAGAGCAGTACAGAGAGCAGAGCTGGATGACCGTGGCCGACCTGGAGAAGGAGCTCAAAGAGATGGAGGCGCGCTATGAGAAGGAGTTTGGAGATGGATCAGATGAAGAGGAGATGGAGGAATCTGAACTCAAAGATGGGCACGAAG GTAAAGACAGTGATGAAGCTGAGGATGCTGAGCTGTACGATGACCTTTACTGCCCAGCATGTGACAAATCTTTCAAGACTGAAAAGGC TATGAGGAAtcatgaaaaatcaaagaagcaTCGGGAAATGGTTGCTTTGTTAAAACAAcagttggaggaggaggaagaaaatttttCAGGACCTCAAACTGATGAAAATCCATTGAATGCCAATtctgaggaagaaatagaagatgcACCAAAACAAAA GCTTtctaaaaagcagaagaaaaagaaacagaaaccagcACAG AATTATGatgataattttaatgaaaatggaaCTGAAGAAGGAGTAAAGGTTGAATCAGAAGATACCAATTTAAATCAAGACTGTGCCAAAGAACTAGAAGGTAGTCCCCAAGCAAATAGCAGTGTCACAGAGACTGTCCAACTCTGTGATGATCCAAAAAGTGAAGCTAAGAA tGCTCCTAAacccaaaggaaagaaagccaaagaTACGAAAAAATCTGTCAAAGTACCTGCTGAACCACAGACAGTG aGTGATGTTCTTATCAGCTGTACAACCTGCCATAGTGAATTTCCATCCCGGAATAAACTTTTCGACCATCTGAAAGCCACAGGTCATGCAAGAGCACCTTCATCATGTTCTTTAGGCAGCATAACAAGTAGTCGAAGCAAGAAAGAGAAACGTAAAAACAGATAG
- the DNAJC21 gene encoding dnaJ homolog subfamily C member 21 isoform X1 codes for MKCHYEALGVRRDASEEELKKAYRKLALKWHPDKNLDNAAEAAEQFKLIQAAYDVLSDPQERAWYDNHREALLKGGLDGEYQDDSLDLLHYFTVTCYSGYGDDEKGFYTVYRNVFEMIAKEELESVLEEEMEDFPTFGDSQSDYDTVVHPFYAYWQSFCTQKSFAWKEEYDTRQASNRWEKRAMEKENKKIRDKARKEKNELVRQLVAFIRKRDRRVQAHRKLVEEQNAEKARKAEEMRRQQKLKQAKLAEQYREQSWMTVADLEKELKEMEARYEKEFGDGSDEEEMEESELKDGHEGKDSDEAEDAELYDDLYCPACDKSFKTEKAMRNHEKSKKHREMVALLKQQLEEEEENFSGPQTDENPLNANSEEEIEDAPKQKLSKKQKKKKQKPAQNYDDNFNENGTEEGVKVESEDTNLNQDCAKELEGSPQANSSVTETVQLCDDPKSEAKNAPKPKGKKAKDTKKSVKVPAEPQTVSDVLISCTTCHSEFPSRNKLFDHLKATGHARAPSSCSLGSITSSRSKKEKRKNR; via the exons ATGAAGTGTCACTACGAAGCGCTGGGGGTGCGGCGCGACGCCAGCGAGGAGGAGCTCAAGAAGGCCTATCGGAAGCTGGCCCTGAAATGGCACCCGG ataaaAATCTGGATAATGCCGCAGAAGCCGCTGAACAATTTAAATTAATCCAAGCAGCATATGACGTGTTGAGTGACCCTCAGGAGAGAGCGTG GTATGATAATCATAGAGAAGCTCTACTTAAAGGTGGGCTTGATGGGGAATATCAAGACGACAGCTTAGATTTGCTTCACTATTTCACTGTGACCTGTTACTCTGGTTATGGAGATGATGAAAAG GGCTTTTATACAGTCTATCgtaatgtttttgaaatgattGCGAAGGAAGAACTAGAATCTGTGTTAGAAGAGGAGATGGAAGATTTCCCCACTTTTGGAGACTCCCAGAGCGACTATGATACG GTAGTCCATCCTTTCTATGCCTATTGGCAGAGTTTCTGCACTCAGAAGAGCTTTGCTTGGAAGGAAGAATATGATACACGACAAGCTTCAAACCGCTGGGAGAAACGAgccatggaaaaagaaaacaaaaagattcgCGACAAagcaaggaaggagaagaatgagCTTGTCCGTCAGCTGGTCGCGTTCATCCGGAAAAGAGACAGGAGAGTGCAGGCGCATCGGAAGCTCGTGGAGGAACAGAATGCTGAGAAGGcgaggaaggcagaggagatgAGGCGGCAGCAGAAGCTGAAGCAGGCAAA GCTGGCAGAGCAGTACAGAGAGCAGAGCTGGATGACCGTGGCCGACCTGGAGAAGGAGCTCAAAGAGATGGAGGCGCGCTATGAGAAGGAGTTTGGAGATGGATCAGATGAAGAGGAGATGGAGGAATCTGAACTCAAAGATGGGCACGAAG GTAAAGACAGTGATGAAGCTGAGGATGCTGAGCTGTACGATGACCTTTACTGCCCAGCATGTGACAAATCTTTCAAGACTGAAAAGGC TATGAGGAAtcatgaaaaatcaaagaagcaTCGGGAAATGGTTGCTTTGTTAAAACAAcagttggaggaggaggaagaaaatttttCAGGACCTCAAACTGATGAAAATCCATTGAATGCCAATtctgaggaagaaatagaagatgcACCAAAACAAAA GCTTtctaaaaagcagaagaaaaagaaacagaaaccagcACAG AATTATGatgataattttaatgaaaatggaaCTGAAGAAGGAGTAAAGGTTGAATCAGAAGATACCAATTTAAATCAAGACTGTGCCAAAGAACTAGAAGGTAGTCCCCAAGCAAATAGCAGTGTCACAGAGACTGTCCAACTCTGTGATGATCCAAAAAGTGAAGCTAAGAA tGCTCCTAAacccaaaggaaagaaagccaaagaTACGAAAAAATCTGTCAAAGTACCTGCTGAACCACAGACAGTG aGTGATGTTCTTATCAGCTGTACAACCTGCCATAGTGAATTTCCATCCCGGAATAAACTTTTCGACCATCTGAAAGCCACAGGTCATGCAAGAGCACCTTCATCATGTTCTTTAGGCAGCATAACAAGTAGTCGAAGCAAGAAAGAGAAACGTAAAAACAGATAG